One segment of Halococcus salsus DNA contains the following:
- a CDS encoding 2-oxoacid:acceptor oxidoreductase subunit alpha: MTGSELIWRIAGGSGDGIDSTSQNFTKALMRAGLHVFTHRHYPSRIRGGHTYVEVRAADHPVKSRGDGYDFLLALGDSFARNPQASGEAYYGNEEAKPLAENLDELREGGVIVYDEGLLDASEIEDFDERVEENDWHVYPLDLRGLAREHGREIMRNTAGVAATAALIGMETDPFEELMNDRMSGDILETNITVLEEAYEEVESKDFSHDIEVPTGEHDEEQVLVNGSHGVAYGALDEGCRFIAGYPMTPWTDVFTTMTQHLPEFGGIAEQVEDEIAAAALAIGASHAGVKAMSGSSGGGFALMSEPLGLAEMTETPLVLVEAMRAGPSTGMPTKPEQGDLEHILYTSQGDSNRVVFAPGTVEECYEQSREAFRIAYEYQIPTIIAIDQKLSGELVSMPASVFDREPNPDLGSVLTEEEISEAAHHESGKYNRFQHDPENGVSPRTIPGQSGGRFLASGNEHTPQGHIEEDPDNRVAQVDRRTRKLEAIRDDLDGKDTSQQTPYGPEDAEHGILVWGSQQGTVEEAVDRLNDQGESVKSLGVSDMMPYPKKEVTEFLESVDECLVVEMNITAQFRGLTQKELGRFGEKMSSLLKYNGNPFEPAEVVEGFEIQINGGDEPPNAQVRIEPAAGD; the protein is encoded by the coding sequence ATGACTGGATCAGAACTCATCTGGCGGATCGCGGGCGGTTCCGGCGACGGGATCGACTCGACCAGCCAGAACTTTACGAAGGCGCTGATGCGTGCCGGACTGCATGTATTCACACACAGACACTATCCCTCCCGGATTCGAGGTGGGCACACCTACGTCGAGGTACGCGCCGCCGACCACCCGGTGAAGTCCCGGGGTGATGGCTACGACTTCCTGCTCGCGCTGGGCGACAGCTTCGCCCGCAACCCGCAGGCCAGTGGCGAGGCCTACTACGGGAACGAGGAGGCCAAACCGCTCGCGGAGAACCTCGACGAACTCCGTGAGGGCGGTGTGATCGTCTACGACGAGGGGCTGCTCGACGCCAGCGAGATCGAGGACTTCGACGAGCGCGTCGAGGAGAACGACTGGCACGTCTACCCGCTCGACCTCCGGGGACTGGCACGCGAACACGGCCGCGAGATCATGCGTAATACGGCTGGTGTGGCCGCCACCGCCGCCCTCATCGGGATGGAGACCGACCCGTTCGAGGAGCTGATGAACGACCGGATGAGCGGCGACATCCTCGAGACCAACATCACCGTCCTCGAAGAGGCCTACGAGGAGGTCGAATCGAAGGACTTCTCGCACGACATCGAGGTGCCGACGGGCGAGCACGACGAAGAGCAGGTCCTCGTCAACGGCAGCCACGGTGTCGCCTACGGCGCACTCGACGAGGGCTGTCGGTTCATCGCGGGCTACCCGATGACCCCGTGGACCGACGTCTTCACCACGATGACCCAGCACCTCCCCGAGTTCGGCGGGATCGCCGAACAGGTCGAGGACGAGATCGCCGCCGCGGCGCTCGCCATCGGCGCGTCCCACGCGGGCGTGAAGGCGATGAGCGGCTCCTCGGGCGGTGGCTTCGCCCTGATGAGCGAACCGCTCGGGCTAGCGGAGATGACCGAAACCCCGCTGGTGCTCGTCGAGGCCATGCGGGCGGGTCCCTCGACCGGGATGCCGACCAAACCCGAACAGGGCGACCTCGAACACATCCTCTATACGAGTCAGGGCGACTCGAATCGCGTCGTGTTCGCGCCCGGCACGGTCGAGGAGTGCTACGAACAGTCGCGCGAGGCCTTCCGGATCGCCTACGAGTACCAGATCCCGACCATCATCGCCATCGACCAGAAGCTCTCGGGCGAACTCGTGAGCATGCCCGCGAGCGTCTTCGACCGCGAACCGAACCCCGATCTGGGGAGCGTCCTCACCGAGGAGGAGATCAGCGAGGCGGCCCACCACGAGTCGGGGAAGTACAACCGCTTCCAGCACGACCCCGAGAACGGCGTCAGCCCGCGAACGATCCCGGGCCAGTCGGGTGGCCGCTTCCTCGCCTCGGGCAACGAACACACCCCGCAGGGTCACATCGAGGAGGACCCCGACAACCGCGTGGCGCAGGTCGACCGCCGCACCCGGAAGCTCGAAGCCATCCGCGACGACCTCGACGGGAAGGACACGTCCCAGCAGACCCCCTACGGACCCGAGGACGCCGAGCACGGTATTCTCGTCTGGGGGAGCCAGCAGGGCACGGTGGAAGAAGCCGTCGACCGCCTCAATGACCAGGGTGAGTCGGTGAAATCGCTCGGCGTCAGCGACATGATGCCGTACCCCAAAAAGGAGGTCACGGAGTTCCTCGAATCCGTCGACGAGTGTCTCGTCGTCGAGATGAACATCACGGCGCAGTTCCGCGGCCTCACGCAGAAGGAACTCGGGCGGTTCGGCGAGAAGATGTCGAGCCTCCTGAAGTACAACGGCAATCCGTTCGAACCCGCCGAGGTCGTCGAAGGGTTCGAGATCCAGATCAACGGCGGGGACGAGCCACCCAACGCACAGGTGCGCATCGAGCCCGCAGCAGGTGACTAA
- a CDS encoding sugar transferase yields the protein MGYNTGWRYRIASSVGTCVLVVLSVVVADHPLAQAAITAIPPFDRLDPTVLVGSGLLLAVATTLPIVLIAMVPLFKPQPRRILDTISITLRRVLTAALALAAIGYFNYTYRLPRTTLLLSTLLLCIGLPAWFVAIRRRPETTTDRVLLIGDDPDAMDEVLRTADLPVVGYIAPAMRYETGPDRATVELADGGTRIGTRLDGIECLGGLSDLDDVLVEHDIDTAVLAFERSDRTEFFGALATCYTHGVVAKVHRKHADSVLTSEASGETLIDTNLEPWDPQDRAVKRAFDVCFAFAGLVALLPIILVIAVGIKLDDGGPLFYAQERTAEFGETFQVLKFRSMVPDSEDATPIDDRENTRITRVGRLLRRTHFDEIPQLVSILVGDMSVVGPRAVWVDEEPKLEAEIRTWRKRWFVKPGLTGLAQINRVSSTDPQAKFRYDIKYINEQSFWFDLQIVVRQVWQVVTDLVQVTRV from the coding sequence ATGGGATACAACACCGGATGGCGATATCGCATCGCGAGTAGCGTCGGTACGTGCGTCCTCGTCGTCCTCTCGGTCGTCGTCGCGGACCACCCGCTCGCCCAGGCCGCGATAACGGCGATCCCGCCGTTCGACCGGCTCGACCCGACGGTGCTCGTCGGGTCGGGTCTGCTCTTAGCCGTTGCGACGACGCTCCCGATCGTTCTCATCGCCATGGTCCCGCTGTTCAAACCACAGCCACGCCGGATCCTGGATACGATCTCAATAACCCTCAGACGGGTGCTGACCGCCGCGCTCGCGCTCGCGGCGATCGGCTACTTCAACTACACCTACCGATTGCCGCGAACGACCCTCCTCCTTTCGACCCTGCTGTTGTGTATCGGTCTGCCGGCGTGGTTCGTCGCCATCCGCCGCCGACCGGAGACGACGACCGACCGCGTGTTGCTCATCGGCGACGACCCCGATGCGATGGACGAGGTGCTCCGAACCGCCGACCTCCCCGTCGTCGGCTACATCGCGCCCGCGATGCGCTACGAGACCGGACCCGACCGGGCGACGGTCGAACTCGCCGACGGCGGCACCCGGATCGGGACGCGTCTCGACGGGATCGAGTGTCTGGGGGGACTCTCGGACCTCGACGACGTGCTGGTCGAGCACGACATCGACACCGCCGTGCTGGCGTTCGAACGCTCCGATCGAACCGAGTTCTTCGGTGCGCTCGCGACGTGTTACACCCACGGCGTGGTCGCGAAAGTGCACCGAAAGCACGCCGACAGCGTCCTCACGAGCGAGGCGAGCGGGGAGACGCTCATCGACACCAACCTCGAACCCTGGGACCCACAGGACCGCGCGGTCAAACGCGCCTTCGACGTCTGCTTCGCGTTCGCCGGGCTCGTCGCACTTCTCCCCATCATCCTCGTCATCGCGGTCGGGATCAAACTCGACGACGGCGGCCCGCTGTTCTACGCCCAGGAACGGACCGCGGAGTTCGGCGAGACGTTCCAGGTGCTCAAGTTCCGGAGCATGGTGCCGGACAGCGAGGACGCGACCCCGATAGACGACCGCGAGAACACGCGGATCACCCGCGTCGGCCGGCTGCTCCGACGCACCCACTTCGACGAGATCCCACAGCTGGTCTCGATCCTCGTCGGCGACATGAGCGTGGTCGGACCCCGGGCGGTCTGGGTCGACGAGGAGCCGAAACTCGAAGCCGAGATCCGAACCTGGCGCAAGCGCTGGTTCGTCAAGCCCGGCCTCACGGGACTGGCTCAGATCAACCGGGTCTCGAGCACCGACCCCCAGGCGAAGTTCCGCTACGACATCAAATACATCAACGAACAGTCGTTCTGGTTCGACCTCCAGATCGTGGTTCGACAGGTCTGGCAGGTCGTCACCGACCTGGTGCAGGTCACGCGGGTCTGA
- a CDS encoding group I intron-associated PD-(D/E)XK endonuclease, with protein sequence MSGTTMNTGQKGDIAETRAIAELVELGYRVSVPTSGHCPYDLVLDTDDELLKIQVKHATLRDDERMRRCSLKRSNPNATETNDSYYGANEVDAYLVFCPEKETLYWIDFDDAPAANVVLRFESSVDHPDIRWADEYEL encoded by the coding sequence GTGAGTGGTACGACGATGAACACCGGGCAGAAAGGGGACATCGCCGAAACGCGAGCAATTGCAGAGCTGGTGGAGCTGGGTTATCGGGTCTCGGTTCCCACATCCGGCCACTGTCCATACGACCTCGTTCTCGATACCGATGACGAGCTGCTGAAGATACAGGTCAAACACGCGACGCTCCGCGACGACGAGCGAATGCGCCGGTGCTCGTTGAAACGTTCGAATCCGAACGCAACCGAGACGAACGATAGCTACTATGGGGCGAACGAAGTCGATGCATATCTCGTTTTCTGTCCTGAAAAGGAGACATTGTACTGGATCGATTTCGACGACGCACCCGCTGCGAACGTCGTTCTCCGATTCGAATCATCGGTCGATCACCCCGATATTCGATGGGCCGATGAGTACGAGCTGTGA
- a CDS encoding class I SAM-dependent methyltransferase has translation MGDEPSRRDVRETYDRIGGHFSRTREHPWPAVERFVEAADRVDRGLDLGCGNARHAEVMTERVERVVGVDLSRSVLDAARERRRERGFAVDLCQGDATALPIAPRSVGLAVYIAAVHHLPSRDARLASLDELARVLTPGGRALVSAWSTTHDRFARETGFDTTVDWTLPGGETVARYYHIYDPAEFATDLERSRLDVERTFEERGNCYGVVAGRAEGKPT, from the coding sequence ATGGGAGACGAGCCGAGCCGGCGCGACGTGCGCGAGACCTACGACCGCATCGGTGGGCACTTCTCGCGCACGCGCGAGCATCCGTGGCCCGCGGTCGAGCGGTTCGTCGAGGCTGCGGACCGTGTCGACCGCGGGCTCGACCTCGGCTGTGGCAACGCGCGCCACGCCGAGGTGATGACCGAGCGCGTCGAACGGGTCGTCGGGGTCGATCTGAGCCGGAGCGTGCTCGACGCCGCACGCGAACGCCGCCGGGAGCGCGGGTTCGCGGTCGACCTCTGCCAGGGCGACGCGACGGCCCTCCCGATCGCCCCACGGAGCGTCGGGCTCGCGGTCTACATCGCCGCGGTCCACCACCTCCCGAGTCGGGACGCGCGCCTCGCGAGCCTCGACGAGCTCGCGCGGGTCCTCACGCCGGGTGGGCGCGCGCTCGTCAGCGCGTGGAGTACGACCCACGACCGGTTCGCTCGCGAGACGGGGTTCGACACCACCGTCGATTGGACGCTGCCCGGCGGCGAGACGGTGGCCCGCTACTACCACATCTACGACCCCGCGGAGTTCGCGACCGACCTGGAGCGCAGCCGGCTCGACGTCGAGCGGACGTTCGAGGAGCGCGGGAACTGCTATGGGGTGGTCGCGGGGCGCGCCGAAGGGAAACCGACTTAG
- a CDS encoding PstS family phosphate ABC transporter substrate-binding protein: MTREFTRRDAIATIGAGGAVALAGCSGGSNGSNGSNGSGGGNQSGGNSSGGSNSSGGSSQQASQPLTADGSSTVYPITSNGASVWNSNPPAGDEDYWMPSDYGIETDLPMASYFASAYGLDGGDNQGQPPYLVNVGLSHSGTGIEKLMNGQVDIGDASATAKEELPDADKSTLDKFVDHVVGVDGQPIMVSQAVYDAGVDTLTGQELKGIYKGDIQEWSEVEAYSGPEKEIQAICRSEGSGTDTSFRSNLYGSADAPIDGCDARIGQNQQVRTTVLNSDNAIAYAALAFVGGQAPAISLELDGTTYTPGENLGERGYPLARDLHCYTWQDTSQKEAAFLRMLLSPYGQENFVEANDYFMLPDSRIQEELGKLPEPTGDFNLGSAPNSSSNGSSSSSSSTGTTGMPGTTSG, encoded by the coding sequence ATGACGCGAGAATTCACACGGCGGGATGCCATCGCCACGATCGGAGCCGGGGGAGCCGTCGCACTCGCGGGGTGTTCCGGGGGTTCGAACGGGAGCAACGGTAGCAACGGCAGCGGCGGGGGCAATCAGAGCGGGGGTAACTCGTCCGGTGGGAGCAACTCGTCCGGCGGGAGCAGCCAACAGGCGAGCCAGCCCCTGACCGCCGACGGGTCCTCGACGGTCTACCCGATCACCAGCAACGGCGCGTCGGTCTGGAACTCGAACCCACCGGCGGGCGACGAGGACTACTGGATGCCGAGCGACTACGGCATCGAGACCGACCTGCCGATGGCGAGCTACTTCGCGAGCGCGTACGGCCTCGACGGGGGCGACAACCAGGGCCAGCCACCGTACCTCGTCAACGTCGGTCTGAGCCACTCGGGCACCGGCATCGAGAAGCTGATGAACGGCCAGGTCGACATCGGCGACGCGAGCGCGACGGCCAAGGAGGAGCTCCCGGACGCCGACAAGTCGACCCTCGACAAGTTCGTCGACCACGTCGTCGGCGTCGACGGCCAGCCGATCATGGTCAGCCAGGCGGTCTACGACGCTGGTGTCGATACGCTCACCGGCCAGGAACTCAAAGGGATCTACAAGGGCGACATCCAGGAGTGGAGCGAGGTGGAAGCCTACAGCGGTCCCGAGAAGGAGATCCAGGCGATCTGTCGCTCGGAGGGGTCGGGGACCGACACCTCGTTCCGCTCGAACCTCTACGGCAGCGCCGATGCTCCGATAGACGGTTGTGACGCCCGGATCGGCCAGAATCAGCAGGTTCGGACCACGGTCCTCAACTCCGACAACGCGATCGCCTACGCCGCGCTCGCGTTCGTCGGCGGCCAGGCACCCGCGATCTCGCTCGAACTCGACGGGACGACCTACACGCCCGGCGAGAACCTCGGCGAGAGGGGCTACCCGCTCGCCCGCGACCTGCACTGCTACACCTGGCAGGACACCTCGCAGAAGGAAGCCGCCTTCCTTCGGATGCTTCTCAGCCCGTACGGTCAGGAGAACTTCGTCGAGGCGAACGACTACTTCATGCTGCCGGACTCCCGGATCCAGGAGGAACTGGGCAAGCTTCCGGAGCCGACCGGCGACTTCAACCTCGGTAGCGCACCCAACTCCAGCTCGAACGGTTCGAGCAGTTCGAGCAGTTCGACGGGTACGACCGGCATGCCCGGGACGACCAGCGGTTAA
- the pstC gene encoding phosphate ABC transporter permease subunit PstC, giving the protein MSTIDELRQSLGASDTEESTDWSALVAGGIGLVCLLGAFGSFLLNTGLTAVFLLGLVLVVAYGWYAHQAETAKSLTFVATASTIVTMGLIVVFIFREALPMIQQEGLSLVIDTSPPLWDTSDAVYSLTPLMWGTFVTTVIAMAIAGPLGVAGALFISEIAPGWLREVVKPGIEILAGIPSIVYGFLGLTVINTYFADSDILGLAGLGSLFAVGLMIGLMALPTVVSVAEDALASVPESMKSGSLALGSTDWQTMTDITIPAAFSGVSAAVLLGVGRAIGETMAATVMLGNIVEFPDPIYDVFGNSITLTSAIASQYGDAGEVQLTALFAAGVVLFVTVLAISVGSQVIEARMEHKLGGQQ; this is encoded by the coding sequence ATGTCGACGATAGACGAACTCAGACAGTCCCTCGGCGCGTCCGATACGGAGGAGTCGACCGACTGGAGCGCGCTCGTTGCCGGCGGTATCGGACTGGTCTGCCTGCTCGGGGCGTTCGGGAGCTTCCTCCTCAATACGGGCCTCACGGCGGTGTTCCTGCTCGGATTGGTGCTGGTGGTCGCCTACGGGTGGTACGCCCACCAGGCCGAGACCGCGAAGAGCCTCACGTTCGTCGCGACCGCGTCGACGATCGTGACGATGGGGCTGATCGTCGTGTTCATCTTCCGGGAGGCGCTGCCGATGATCCAGCAGGAGGGGTTGAGCCTCGTGATAGACACCTCCCCGCCGCTGTGGGACACCAGCGACGCGGTGTACTCGCTCACCCCGCTGATGTGGGGGACCTTCGTCACCACGGTCATCGCGATGGCGATCGCCGGTCCGCTCGGCGTCGCCGGCGCGCTCTTCATCTCGGAGATCGCGCCGGGCTGGCTTCGGGAGGTCGTCAAGCCCGGCATCGAGATCCTCGCCGGGATCCCGTCGATCGTCTACGGGTTCCTCGGGCTCACGGTCATCAACACCTACTTCGCCGACAGCGATATCCTCGGGCTCGCGGGGCTCGGGAGCCTCTTCGCCGTCGGCTTGATGATCGGGCTGATGGCGCTTCCCACCGTGGTCTCGGTCGCCGAGGACGCGCTCGCGAGCGTCCCCGAATCGATGAAGAGCGGTTCGCTCGCGCTCGGCTCGACCGACTGGCAGACGATGACCGACATCACGATCCCGGCGGCCTTCTCGGGCGTCTCGGCCGCGGTCCTGCTCGGCGTCGGGCGGGCGATCGGCGAGACGATGGCCGCGACGGTGATGCTCGGCAACATCGTCGAGTTCCCCGACCCGATCTACGACGTCTTCGGGAACTCGATCACGCTCACGAGCGCGATCGCGAGCCAGTACGGTGACGCCGGCGAAGTGCAGCTCACGGCGCTCTTCGCAGCCGGCGTCGTGCTGTTCGTGACCGTGCTCGCCATCTCGGTCGGCTCGCAGGTCATCGAGGCACGCATGGAACACAAACTCGGAGGCCAACAATGA